In Phragmites australis chromosome 16, lpPhrAust1.1, whole genome shotgun sequence, one DNA window encodes the following:
- the LOC133895452 gene encoding uncharacterized protein LOC133895452 isoform X3, which produces MAEDAQVPGNGDGRPFWRIVVAEATGCTDNYYFEEVHQYYTHGNAWCLPVGGDTTLCELKDAGVKLAVVSNFDTRLRKLLKDLNVSDMFDAIVVSSEVGFEKPAPDIFKIALNKIGVEASNAVHVGDDETADKAGANAIGLECWLWDEDVKTFYEIRDRIL; this is translated from the exons ATGGCCGAAGACGCTCAGGTACCAGGCAAC GGAGATGGGCGGCCATTTTGGAGAATTGTGGTAGCGGAAGCGACCGGATGCACTGATAATTATTATTTCGAAGAAGTACATCAG TATTATACACATGGAAATGCTTGGTGTTTGCCTGTTGGAGGAGACACAACACTGTGTGAACTGAAGGATGCTGGAG TTAAGCTAGCTGTTGTATCTAACTTTGATACACGGCTACGGAAATTACTTAAGGACCTCAATGTCTCAGATAT GTTTGATGCCATTGTGGTATCATCCGAAGTTGGATTTGAGAAACCTGCTCCAGATATCTTCAAAATAGCATTAA ATAAGATTGGTGTGGAAGCCAGCAATGCAGTACATGTAGGAGATGATGAAACTGCGGACAAGGCGGGGGCTAATGCTATTGGACTTGAGTGCTG GCTGTGGGATGAGGATGTGAAGACATTTTATGAGATTCGGGACCGAATTCTCTAA
- the LOC133895452 gene encoding uncharacterized protein LOC133895452 isoform X1 translates to MAEDAQVPGNGDGRPFWRIVVAEATGCTDNYYFEEVHQYYTHGNAWCLPVGGDTTLCELKDAGGHKPLYLLPFSVQDLHFSICLLQFNFWLSAFRPLSESLSSVQMAHILVKLAVVSNFDTRLRKLLKDLNVSDMFDAIVVSSEVGFEKPAPDIFKIALNKIGVEASNAVHVGDDETADKAGANAIGLECWLWDEDVKTFYEIRDRIL, encoded by the exons ATGGCCGAAGACGCTCAGGTACCAGGCAAC GGAGATGGGCGGCCATTTTGGAGAATTGTGGTAGCGGAAGCGACCGGATGCACTGATAATTATTATTTCGAAGAAGTACATCAG TATTATACACATGGAAATGCTTGGTGTTTGCCTGTTGGAGGAGACACAACACTGTGTGAACTGAAGGATGCTGGAGGTCACAAGCCCTTGTATCTTCTTCCGTTTTCAGTTCAAGATCTTCATTTCTCCATTTGTTTACTGCAATTTAATTTCTGGCTTTCCGCATTCAGGCCCTTATCTGAATCTCTTTCATCTGTACAAATGGCTCATATTTTAGTTAAGCTAGCTGTTGTATCTAACTTTGATACACGGCTACGGAAATTACTTAAGGACCTCAATGTCTCAGATAT GTTTGATGCCATTGTGGTATCATCCGAAGTTGGATTTGAGAAACCTGCTCCAGATATCTTCAAAATAGCATTAA ATAAGATTGGTGTGGAAGCCAGCAATGCAGTACATGTAGGAGATGATGAAACTGCGGACAAGGCGGGGGCTAATGCTATTGGACTTGAGTGCTG GCTGTGGGATGAGGATGTGAAGACATTTTATGAGATTCGGGACCGAATTCTCTAA
- the LOC133895452 gene encoding uncharacterized protein LOC133895452 isoform X2, which produces MAEDAQGDGRPFWRIVVAEATGCTDNYYFEEVHQYYTHGNAWCLPVGGDTTLCELKDAGGHKPLYLLPFSVQDLHFSICLLQFNFWLSAFRPLSESLSSVQMAHILVKLAVVSNFDTRLRKLLKDLNVSDMFDAIVVSSEVGFEKPAPDIFKIALNKIGVEASNAVHVGDDETADKAGANAIGLECWLWDEDVKTFYEIRDRIL; this is translated from the exons ATGGCCGAAGACGCTCAG GGAGATGGGCGGCCATTTTGGAGAATTGTGGTAGCGGAAGCGACCGGATGCACTGATAATTATTATTTCGAAGAAGTACATCAG TATTATACACATGGAAATGCTTGGTGTTTGCCTGTTGGAGGAGACACAACACTGTGTGAACTGAAGGATGCTGGAGGTCACAAGCCCTTGTATCTTCTTCCGTTTTCAGTTCAAGATCTTCATTTCTCCATTTGTTTACTGCAATTTAATTTCTGGCTTTCCGCATTCAGGCCCTTATCTGAATCTCTTTCATCTGTACAAATGGCTCATATTTTAGTTAAGCTAGCTGTTGTATCTAACTTTGATACACGGCTACGGAAATTACTTAAGGACCTCAATGTCTCAGATAT GTTTGATGCCATTGTGGTATCATCCGAAGTTGGATTTGAGAAACCTGCTCCAGATATCTTCAAAATAGCATTAA ATAAGATTGGTGTGGAAGCCAGCAATGCAGTACATGTAGGAGATGATGAAACTGCGGACAAGGCGGGGGCTAATGCTATTGGACTTGAGTGCTG GCTGTGGGATGAGGATGTGAAGACATTTTATGAGATTCGGGACCGAATTCTCTAA
- the LOC133895360 gene encoding cullin-3B-like, protein MSTQKKRGLRMEPFRHRVDTDPMFFDKSWRKLHDAIREIYNHNSSGLSFEELYRTAYNMVLNKHGPKLYEKLTENMKEHLDEMRTSVEAAQGGLFLEELQRKWGDHNKALAMIRDVLMYMDRSFIPTNKKTPVFDLGLELWRDTIVRSPMIQGRLLDTLLELIHRERMGEVINRSLMRSTTKMLMDLGSNVYQDDFERPFLEVSASFYSGESQQFIECCACGEYLKQAERRLNEESERVSQYMDIKTNEKITAVVVKEMLANHMQRLILMENSGLVNMLVEDRYEDLTRMYSLFHHVPDGHTTIRSVMTSHIKVTGKSLVTDPERLKDPVDFVQRLLNDKDKYDNIINVSFSNDKSFLNALNSSFEHFINLNNRSPEFISLFVDDKLRKGVKEANEEDLETVLDKVMTLFRYLQEKDLFEKYYKQHLAKRLLSGKATSDDSERSMLVKLKTECGYQFTSKLEGMFTDLKTSQDTTQGFYASTSDVADAPTISVQILTTGSWPTQPCSTCNLPPEILAVSEKFRAYYLGTHNGRRLTWQTNMGTADIKATFGNGSKHELNVSTYQMCVLMLFNSADVLTYRDIEQATAIPVADLKRCLQSLALVKGKQVLRKDPMSRDIADDDSFCVNDKFTSKLFKVKIGTVVAQKETDPEKLETRQRVEEDRKPQIEAAIVRIMKSRRVLDHNSIMTEVTKQLQPRFLPNPVVIKKRIESLIEREFLERDKMDRKLYRYLA, encoded by the exons atgaGTACGCAGAAGAAGCGCGGCTTGAGGATGGAGCCGTTCCGGCACCGCGTGGATACCGACCCCATGTTCTTCGACAAGTCGTGGCGGAAGCTCCACGATGCCATCCGCGAGATCTACAACCACAACTCCAGTGGCCTCTCCTTCGAGGAGCTCTACAG GACTGCTTATAACATGGTACTGAACAAGCATGGTCCGAAGCTCTATGAGAAACTCACAGAAAACATGAAAGAGCATCTTGATGAAATGCGCACATCAGTAGAGGCTGCTCAAGGTGGTTTGTTCTTGGAAgagttgcagagaaaatggGGTGATCATAACAAGGCATTGGCAATGATCAGAGACGTCTTGATGTACATGGACAGGTCATTTATTCCCACCAATAAAAAGACACCTGTCTTTGATCTTGGATTGGAGCTTTGGAGGGATACCATCGTTCGGTCTCCCATGATTCAGGGGAGGTTGCTTGACACACTTCTTGAACTCATACATAGAGAAAGGATGGGTGAGGTGATAAATAGATCCTTGATGAGGAGTACAACTAAAATGTTGATGGATCTAGGGTCTAATGTTTATCAGGATGATTTTGAAAGGCCATTTCTTGAGGTGTCTGCTAGTTTCTATAGCGGTGAGTCGCAGCAATTCATCGAGTGCTGTGCTTGTGGTGAATATCTCAAGCAGGCTGAGAGGCGGCTCAATGAAGAATCGGAGCGTGTTTCGCAGTACATGGATATTAAAACCAATGAGAAGATAACTGCTGTTGTGGTAAAAGAGATGCTTGCAAATCACATGCAGAGGTTGATTCTAATGGAGAACTCAGGGCTTGTGAATATGCTTGTCGAAGACAGGTATGAAGACCTGACCAGGATGTACAGTTTGTTTCATCATGTTCCTGACGGGCACACAACAATTAGATCTGTGATGACGTCTCACATTAAGGTAACTGGAAAAAGTTTGGTAACAGACCCAGAGAGACTAAAGGACCCTGTTGATTTCGTCCAGCGCCTTCTAAATGATAAGGATAAGTATGACAATATCATCAATGTTTCATTTAGTAATGACAAGAGTTTCCTGAATGCTCTGAATTCCTCCTTTGAGCACTTCATCAACTTAAACAACAGATCCCCTGAGTTCATATCATTGTTTGTTGATGACAAATTGCGGAAGGGAGTGAAAGAGGCCAATGAGGAGGATCTTGAGACCGTCCTGGACAAGGTGATGACGCTGTTTAGGTACTTGCAAGAAAAGGATCTTTTTGAAAAGTATTATAAGCAACACTTGGCAAAGCGTCTTCTTTCTGGGAAGGCCACTTCTGACGATTCTGAGAGGAGTATGCTTGTGAAGCTCAAGACAGAATGTGGATACCAGTTTACTTCAAAGTTGGAGGGCATGTTCACTGATCTGAAGACCTCTCAGGATACTACGCAAGGGTTTTATGCATCTACTTCTGATGTGGCAGATGCCCCCACGATATCTGTCCAGATACTCACCACTGGGTCATGGCCAACACAACCATGCAGTACCTGCAACCTCCCCCCTGAAATACTTGCTGTCTCTGAGAAGTTTCGGGCTTATTACCTTGGTACTCACAATGGCAGGAGACTAACATGGCAGACAAATATGGGGACTGCTGACATCAAAGCAACATTTGGAAATGGCAGCAAGCATGAACTGAATGTATCAACCTACCAGATGTGTGTTCTCATGCTGTTTAACTCAGCAGATGTCTTGACTTACCGAGATATCGAGCAGGCTACAGCAATACCAGTTGCTGACTTGAAGCGATGCCTCCAGTCGCTCGCTCTCGTGAAGGGTAAGCAAGTTCTGCGGAAGGATCCCATGAGCAGGGACATCGCTGACGATGACAGCTTCTGCGTCAATGACAAGTTCACTAGCAAGTTGTTCAAGGTGAAGATTGGCACTGTGGTGGCTCAGAAGGAGACAGATCCCGAAAAGCTCGAGACTCGTCAGAGAGTCGAGGAAGACAGGAAACCTCAGATTGAGGCTGCCATTGTGAGAATCATGAAGTCCAGGCGAGTCCTCGATCACAATAGCATTATGACGGAGGTGACGAAGCAGCTGCAGCCTCGTTTCCTGCCGAACCCCGTGGTGATAAAGAAGCGGATCGAGTCCCTCATCGAGCGTGAGTTCCTGGAGAGGGACAAGATGGACAGGAAGCTGTACCGCTACCTCGCCTAG